From Herbiconiux flava, one genomic window encodes:
- a CDS encoding pentapeptide repeat-containing protein has protein sequence MTTTDPSTDDRAALRADCSDCFALCCTAFGFQRSADFPIDKPAGTPCLNLADDFSCTVHDSLRPRGFRGCTVFDCFGAGQAVSKRLYAGISWRQRPGTAAEMFRVFGVVRQLHEMLWYLAETADRAMHPDEAVAGIRDAILTILDGEPAEILTADVDRLRDEVRRVLIEVSQEVRGGYGAEEEARERNGLHPSADLAGRDLRDTPLCGADLRGAALIAADLRGSDLAGVDLLGADLRDARLAGADLSGSLFLTQAQLEAADGDRATRVPEALHLPRHWA, from the coding sequence ATGACCACGACTGATCCCTCCACCGACGACCGCGCCGCGCTCCGGGCCGACTGCTCCGACTGCTTCGCGCTCTGCTGCACGGCCTTCGGGTTCCAGCGCTCCGCCGACTTCCCGATCGACAAGCCCGCCGGTACGCCGTGCCTGAACCTGGCCGACGACTTCTCCTGCACCGTCCACGACTCCCTCCGGCCCCGTGGGTTCCGGGGTTGCACCGTGTTCGACTGCTTCGGAGCGGGGCAGGCCGTGTCGAAGCGGCTGTACGCCGGCATCAGCTGGCGGCAGCGCCCCGGCACCGCGGCCGAGATGTTCCGCGTCTTCGGCGTCGTGCGGCAGTTGCACGAGATGCTCTGGTACCTCGCGGAGACGGCCGACCGCGCGATGCACCCGGACGAAGCAGTGGCCGGGATCCGGGACGCGATCCTGACGATCCTCGACGGCGAGCCGGCGGAGATCCTCACAGCCGACGTCGATCGGCTGCGGGACGAGGTCCGGCGGGTGCTGATCGAGGTGAGCCAGGAGGTGCGGGGCGGCTACGGCGCCGAGGAGGAAGCGCGCGAACGAAACGGTCTGCATCCGTCTGCCGACCTGGCCGGCCGTGATCTGCGGGACACCCCGCTCTGCGGAGCCGACCTGCGCGGCGCCGCGCTCATCGCTGCCGACCTGCGCGGCAGCGATCTGGCCGGTGTCGATCTGCTCGGTGCCGATCTCCGAGACGCGCGACTGGCGGGCGCCGACCTGTCCGGATCACTGTTCCTCACCCAGGCGCAGCTCGAGGCGGCCGACGGTGACCGCGCGACCCGGGTGCCGGAGGCGCTCCACCTCCCGCGGCACTGGGCCTAG
- the ddaH gene encoding dimethylargininase: MSTPTLEETPQNDTHAAAEARTASPRHYLMCRPDHFTVAYRINPWMDPAVPTDTSLAVRQWQTLYDTYVGLGHTVELIDQIEGLPDMVYTANGGFVIDGIAYGASFTHEQRQPEGPAFMRWFEQRGYRVVDPQNVNEGEGDFLLVGSRILAGTGFRSATRSHEEVAELFGREVVSLTLVNPNFYHLDTAISVLDPLTDDVTANIAYLPSAFDDASRAKLEQLYPDAILVSEEDGSVLGLNSISDGLNVVIARRATGFEKQLRERGYNPIGVDLSELLLGGGGVKCCTLELRA; the protein is encoded by the coding sequence ATGTCGACGCCCACGCTCGAAGAGACCCCCCAGAACGACACGCACGCGGCCGCCGAGGCCCGCACCGCGAGCCCCCGCCACTACCTGATGTGCCGCCCCGACCACTTCACGGTCGCCTACCGCATCAACCCGTGGATGGACCCGGCCGTCCCCACCGACACCTCCCTCGCCGTGCGCCAGTGGCAGACGCTCTACGACACCTACGTCGGCCTCGGCCACACCGTCGAACTGATCGACCAGATCGAGGGCCTGCCCGACATGGTCTACACCGCGAACGGCGGCTTCGTCATCGACGGCATCGCCTACGGCGCGAGCTTCACCCACGAGCAGCGCCAGCCCGAGGGCCCCGCGTTCATGCGCTGGTTCGAGCAGCGCGGCTACCGCGTCGTCGACCCGCAGAACGTCAACGAGGGCGAGGGCGACTTCCTGCTCGTGGGCTCGCGCATCCTCGCGGGCACCGGCTTCCGCAGCGCCACCCGCAGCCACGAGGAGGTCGCGGAGCTCTTCGGCCGCGAGGTCGTCAGCCTCACGCTCGTGAACCCGAACTTCTACCACCTCGACACCGCCATCTCGGTGCTCGACCCGCTCACCGACGACGTCACGGCGAACATCGCCTACCTGCCGAGCGCCTTCGACGACGCCAGCCGCGCGAAGCTCGAGCAGCTCTACCCGGATGCGATCCTGGTCTCCGAGGAGGACGGGTCGGTGCTCGGCCTGAACTCCATCTCCGACGGCCTCAACGTCGTCATCGCCCGTCGCGCCACCGGCTTCGAGAAGCAGCTGCGGGAGCGCGGCTACAACCCGATCGGCGTCGACCTGTCCGAGCTGCTGCTCGGCGGCGGCGGCGTGAAGTGCTGCACCCTGGAGCTGCGCGCATGA
- a CDS encoding acyl-CoA thioesterase — protein MHFFFRTLLGMFSARFRSPLGIWDVGSRPFRVLPTDLDVLRHMNNGVYFSLLDIARLDLLTRSGLWPELQRRGWYPVVVAETMSFRRSLELGQRFEIETRMLGFDERSLYVEQRFVVKGEVYARAFIRARLLKRSGGIVTVPEVMELPGVGAAPSDGRMPSWIAGWAAGTQLPSTKVPTRSDWR, from the coding sequence GTGCACTTCTTCTTCCGGACGCTCCTCGGCATGTTCAGCGCGCGCTTCCGTTCCCCGCTCGGCATCTGGGACGTCGGGAGCCGGCCGTTCCGGGTGCTGCCGACCGACCTCGACGTGCTGCGGCACATGAACAACGGCGTCTACTTCTCGCTGCTCGACATCGCCCGCCTCGACCTGCTCACGCGCAGCGGCCTCTGGCCCGAGCTGCAGCGGCGCGGGTGGTACCCGGTCGTGGTGGCCGAGACGATGAGCTTCCGGCGCTCGCTCGAGCTGGGGCAGCGGTTCGAGATCGAGACGCGGATGCTCGGGTTCGACGAGCGCTCGCTCTACGTGGAGCAGCGGTTCGTGGTGAAGGGCGAGGTGTACGCGCGGGCGTTCATCCGGGCGCGGCTGCTGAAGCGGTCCGGCGGCATCGTGACGGTGCCCGAGGTGATGGAGCTGCCCGGGGTCGGCGCGGCGCCCTCGGACGGGCGGATGCCCTCGTGGATCGCAGGCTGGGCGGCCGGCACCCAGCTGCCCTCGACGAAGGTGCCCACCCGCAGCGACTGGCGCTGA
- a CDS encoding siderophore-interacting protein — MPAPFDRPTTHHLPALRHLTVAGVARITPVFARVTLTGDDLDGFPATGPDDHVKVFFPDPATGEITVPSPHVPGADLETPRAEVLARDYTPRAFRPATRTRPATFDHPATEARSAELDVDILLHGAGVASTWAATARPGDPLVVGGPRVSKALPADATTVLLLGDESALPAIARWLEQLPAKTPISVLLEVTDARARSYFPDELRMRADILWLLREHGDGQLLAALRGLGPLDEGAFVFGAGEAAALVPLRQHLRKDLGLPATRVALNGYWKATA; from the coding sequence ATGCCCGCCCCCTTCGACCGCCCCACCACCCATCACCTCCCCGCCCTCCGCCACCTCACGGTCGCCGGCGTGGCCCGCATCACCCCCGTCTTCGCCCGCGTCACCCTCACCGGCGACGACCTGGACGGCTTCCCCGCCACCGGCCCCGACGACCACGTGAAGGTCTTCTTCCCCGACCCGGCGACCGGCGAGATCACGGTGCCGAGCCCCCACGTCCCCGGCGCCGATCTCGAGACCCCGCGCGCAGAGGTGCTCGCCCGCGACTACACCCCGCGCGCCTTCCGCCCCGCCACCCGGACCCGCCCGGCCACCTTCGACCACCCCGCAACGGAGGCCCGTTCCGCCGAGCTCGACGTCGACATCCTCCTGCACGGTGCCGGCGTCGCCTCCACCTGGGCCGCCACCGCCCGCCCGGGCGACCCACTCGTGGTCGGTGGCCCCCGCGTCTCCAAGGCCCTCCCCGCCGACGCGACCACGGTGCTCCTCCTCGGCGACGAATCGGCCCTCCCCGCCATCGCCCGCTGGCTCGAGCAGCTGCCCGCCAAAACCCCGATCTCCGTGCTCCTCGAGGTCACCGACGCCCGCGCCCGCAGCTACTTCCCCGACGAGCTCCGGATGCGCGCCGACATCCTCTGGCTCCTCCGCGAGCACGGCGACGGCCAGCTCCTCGCGGCACTCCGCGGCCTCGGCCCCCTCGACGAGGGCGCCTTCGTCTTCGGCGCGGGCGAGGCCGCCGCCCTCGTCCCCCTCCGCCAGCACCTCCGCAAAGACCTCGGCCTCCCCGCCACCCGTGTCGCCCTGAACGGCTACTGGAAAGCCACCGCCTGA
- a CDS encoding Lrp/AsnC family transcriptional regulator, translating to MDALDHRIIDLLKINSRSGYGDIGQVVGLSASAVKRRIDRLVADNVITGFTIQLNPALDGTVTEAYVELFCRGTVAPAELKRILSGVPEVVDAGTVTGSADAIVHIRSRDIPSLEDALERVRIAPNVDHTRSAIVLSNLIRR from the coding sequence ATGGACGCCCTGGACCACCGCATCATCGACCTCCTCAAGATCAACTCCCGCAGCGGCTACGGCGACATCGGGCAGGTCGTCGGCCTCTCGGCCTCGGCGGTGAAGCGGCGCATCGACCGGCTCGTCGCCGACAACGTCATCACGGGCTTCACCATCCAGCTCAACCCCGCGCTCGACGGCACGGTCACCGAGGCCTACGTCGAGCTGTTCTGCCGGGGCACGGTGGCGCCCGCGGAGCTCAAGCGCATCCTCTCGGGCGTGCCGGAGGTGGTCGACGCCGGCACCGTCACGGGCAGCGCCGACGCGATCGTGCACATCCGCTCGCGCGACATCCCCAGCCTCGAGGACGCCCTCGAGCGCGTGCGCATCGCGCCGAACGTCGATCACACGCGCAGCGCCATCGTGCTGTCGAACCTGATCAGGCGGTGA
- a CDS encoding rhodanese-related sulfurtransferase has translation MPVPKIILYYVFAPVPDPDAVRLWQRDLAESLGLRGRILISKDGINGTLGGELDAVKRYVRKTREFAPFAALDVKWSEGTGLEEGRASKHTVYRASTDFPRLSVKVRDEIVSFGAPGELTVDAGGVVGGGTHLAPEALHELVEAKRAAGEEVVFFDGRNAFEAAIGRFEGAVVPEVATTRDFVAELDSGKYDHLKDKPVVTYCTGGIRCEVLSALMTARGFGEVYQLDGGIVRYAEAFGDRGFWKGALYVFDGRGSLSFGRDPAPIARCIVCEAPTSTLRNCADPSCREQLVACAEHPPLHCAAHAPDSALSPV, from the coding sequence ATGCCCGTGCCGAAGATCATCCTCTACTACGTCTTCGCGCCGGTGCCCGATCCTGACGCTGTGCGGCTGTGGCAGCGCGATCTGGCCGAGTCGCTCGGGCTGCGGGGGCGCATCCTGATCTCGAAAGACGGCATCAACGGAACGCTCGGCGGCGAGCTCGACGCCGTGAAGCGCTACGTGCGGAAGACGCGGGAGTTCGCGCCGTTCGCGGCACTGGACGTGAAGTGGAGCGAGGGCACGGGGCTCGAGGAGGGCCGCGCATCCAAGCACACCGTGTATCGGGCGAGCACCGACTTCCCGCGGCTGAGCGTGAAGGTGCGCGACGAGATCGTGAGCTTCGGCGCCCCCGGCGAGCTGACGGTCGACGCCGGCGGTGTGGTCGGCGGCGGCACGCACCTCGCGCCCGAGGCCCTGCACGAGCTGGTCGAGGCCAAGCGGGCGGCGGGCGAGGAGGTCGTGTTCTTCGACGGGCGCAACGCGTTCGAGGCCGCGATCGGCCGATTCGAAGGTGCGGTGGTTCCCGAGGTGGCGACCACGCGTGACTTCGTGGCCGAGCTCGACAGCGGCAAGTACGACCACCTGAAGGACAAGCCGGTCGTGACGTACTGCACCGGGGGCATCCGCTGCGAGGTGCTGTCGGCGCTGATGACCGCGCGCGGCTTCGGCGAGGTCTACCAGCTCGACGGCGGCATCGTGCGCTACGCCGAGGCCTTCGGCGATCGCGGCTTCTGGAAGGGAGCGCTCTACGTCTTCGACGGGCGCGGCTCGCTCAGCTTCGGCCGCGACCCGGCCCCGATCGCCCGCTGCATCGTCTGCGAGGCTCCCACGTCGACCCTGCGCAACTGCGCCGACCCGTCGTGCCGCGAGCAGCTCGTCGCCTGCGCCGAGCACCCCCCGCTGCACTGCGCGGCGCACGCCCCCGACTCCGCGCTCTCTCCCGTCTGA
- a CDS encoding phytoene desaturase family protein, translating to MPAVQNFDVVVVGGGHNGLVAAAYLARAGRSVCVLEKNDVLGGAAVSAYAFEGMDARLSRYSYLVSLLPRSIIDDLGLDLALIRRRYSSYTPEPGSDRGLLIDNHDPAATRASFAALGAEHDADAFDTLTADLARVAAAVWPTMTGPLPTESEVGRMLGDDVLWNELFAHPLGRTLRARFENDLARGVVATDGLIGTFASLDDPSLQQNICFLYHVIGGGTGDWDVPVGGMGAVTGELERVAREAGVEFRTGAEVTAISPDGTVRYRTTGRDRSAGDTDTSATDVHGDHVLVNVAPSLLARLLPGDESTPTPEPEGAQTKVNLLLRRLPRLRDTAVSPEAAFGGTFHINELESQLEQAVRDAGTGRIPTPVPAEIYCHSLTDPSILSPELQDQGAQTLTVFALHTPRRLGASRDELQDAVLASLNSVLAEPIEPLLLTDAAGRPCIETKTTADLEHALGLPGGHIFHGPLSWPFLPDDAPRSTAAERWGVATGHARILLCGAGTRRGGGVSGLGGHSAAMAVLDDTL from the coding sequence ATGCCAGCTGTGCAGAACTTCGACGTCGTGGTCGTCGGTGGAGGACACAACGGCCTCGTCGCGGCCGCGTACCTGGCCCGAGCTGGCCGAAGCGTGTGCGTGCTCGAGAAGAACGACGTGCTCGGTGGCGCCGCCGTCTCGGCGTATGCCTTCGAGGGCATGGATGCCCGCCTGAGCCGGTACTCCTACCTCGTCAGCCTGCTCCCCCGCTCGATCATCGACGATCTGGGGCTCGACCTCGCGCTGATCCGCCGCCGCTACTCCTCCTACACACCCGAACCCGGGTCCGACCGCGGCCTCCTCATCGACAACCACGACCCGGCCGCCACCCGGGCGTCCTTCGCCGCCCTCGGCGCCGAACACGACGCCGACGCCTTCGACACCCTGACCGCCGACCTCGCCCGCGTGGCCGCGGCCGTCTGGCCGACGATGACCGGCCCGCTGCCCACCGAGTCCGAGGTGGGCCGGATGCTCGGGGACGACGTCCTGTGGAACGAGCTGTTCGCGCATCCGCTCGGCCGCACCCTGCGCGCCCGCTTCGAGAACGACCTGGCGCGGGGCGTCGTGGCGACCGACGGCCTGATCGGCACCTTCGCCTCGCTCGACGACCCCTCGCTGCAGCAGAACATCTGCTTCCTCTACCACGTGATCGGCGGCGGAACCGGCGACTGGGACGTGCCCGTCGGCGGCATGGGCGCGGTGACGGGCGAGCTCGAACGGGTGGCCCGCGAGGCCGGCGTCGAGTTCCGCACGGGCGCCGAGGTGACGGCGATCTCGCCCGACGGCACCGTCCGCTACCGCACCACCGGCCGCGACCGCAGCGCTGGCGACACCGACACCAGCGCGACGGACGTGCACGGCGACCACGTCCTGGTCAACGTCGCCCCGTCGCTCCTGGCCCGCCTCCTCCCTGGCGACGAGTCCACCCCGACCCCTGAGCCCGAAGGCGCCCAGACCAAAGTCAACCTCCTCCTCCGCCGCCTGCCCCGCCTCCGCGACACGGCGGTCTCCCCCGAGGCGGCCTTCGGCGGCACCTTCCACATCAACGAGCTCGAGTCCCAGCTCGAGCAGGCCGTGCGGGACGCCGGGACCGGCCGCATCCCGACCCCGGTTCCCGCCGAGATCTACTGCCACTCGCTCACCGATCCGAGCATCCTGTCGCCCGAGCTGCAGGATCAGGGCGCGCAGACCCTCACCGTCTTCGCCCTGCACACCCCGCGCCGCCTCGGCGCCTCCCGCGACGAGCTGCAGGACGCCGTGCTCGCCTCCCTGAACAGCGTGCTCGCCGAGCCCATCGAACCCCTGCTGCTCACCGACGCCGCCGGACGCCCCTGCATCGAGACCAAGACCACCGCCGACCTCGAGCACGCGCTCGGACTCCCCGGCGGACACATCTTCCACGGGCCGTTGAGCTGGCCGTTCCTCCCCGACGACGCGCCGCGCAGCACCGCCGCCGAACGCTGGGGAGTCGCGACCGGTCACGCGCGCATCCTGCTCTGCGGCGCCGGCACGCGTCGCGGCGGCGGCGTCTCGGGCCTCGGCGGCCACAGCGCGGCGATGGCCGTGCTCGACGACACCCTCTAG
- a CDS encoding proline dehydrogenase family protein, with the protein MTELHSHPSQPAPGEPSDDGTGSGACAASVGAADVAGAGGAVAGDSAGVDASVPLAEAAVALARRWVDESVGAPVDPAAARLAGVLKDPDGLGFTVGFVDGVARPEDLTVAAKNLKRLADRVPHFLPPALRAAVVTGGAVGEVLPQAVVPVARRVLRAMVGHLIVDSRPSKFGPAVKKLREAGDGAVRLNINLLGEAVLGDREAENRLNGTKRLLQRPDVDYVSVKVSSVAAQLSMWAFDETVERVAQTLIPLYRIAAKKSPLGLEAPGGHPDRTFINLDMEEYRDLDLTIAVFQRILDEPDFLDLEAGIVLQAYLPDALPALQRLHEWAAERRSRGGAPIKVRVVKGANLAMEHVDAVLHGWPQATYDSKQQTDTNYKRVLDWALRPEHVDAVRIGVAGHNLFDLAWAWLLAERRGVTDAVDVEMLLGMATGQAEAVHKTVGSLLLYTPVVAPKEFDVAIGYLVRRLEENASDENFMSSLFELASTPSAFDKERDRFLASLEALEAELESNGAPAQDGDAPQRAVADSDVEEADSELQPLDASADEGASGGEPELPELSELEREAKEALRVALAELEAEQARQVSLAELRAETAAIDLDAESGEDASESASEISPSDGGPSPSGTVAADGPVGERSPAGGPGSGSIGAVGGAESGSYGSAGAGGSGAVGAAGADVGPRRTQNRLTGDLEPAAAEFRNTPDTDTSLAANRAWGARILARVAGSTLGVDTIESARVDDEVQLDGIVAAAVAAGERWGARSAAERARYIRRAGYALEANRDRLIEVMAAETGKTIDQADPEVSEAIDFAGYYAHTALELDTVDGAVFVPSRLTVVVPPWNFPVAIPAGGVLAALAAGSAVIVKPAPQARRSAAVMVEALWESGIPRELLTLVDVDEGDLGRQLMSDERVDRLILTGSYDTAALFRSWRPTLPLLAETSGKNAIVVTPSADLDLAVSDLVSSAFGHAGQKCSAASVVILVGSVARSERFRRQLIDAVTSLKVGYPSDPESRMGPLIEPASGKLAEALTTLGSGERWLVEPKQLDGSGRLWSPGVREGVMPGTAFHLTEYFGPVVGIMHATSLEQAIELQNAVPYGLTAGLHSLDSDEVRQWLAKVEAGNLYVNRGTTGAIVRRQPFGGWKKSSVGAGAKAGGPNYLVHLGTWRTQPGEQGEGPNLAGLSPAVVQLLESATGGLDWEDFDAARRGAKSDQAAFGSFFRPSDPSALVVERNVLRYLPVPVAIRLSEGRPLHELVRVLAAATLAGSTVSVSSASKLPRPLRVLMKERGVKVVIEKDAAWLKRAPQFVGEVPRIRLIGGDAGALAVALDGSPELAVHAGEVTRAGRLELLPFLREQAVSATAHRFGNPTPLLDGIL; encoded by the coding sequence ATGACCGAGCTGCACTCCCACCCGTCCCAGCCCGCTCCGGGCGAGCCTTCGGACGACGGGACGGGCTCGGGTGCGTGTGCTGCCTCCGTGGGTGCTGCAGACGTGGCGGGCGCTGGGGGTGCGGTGGCGGGCGACTCTGCGGGGGTCGACGCGTCGGTGCCGCTGGCCGAGGCCGCGGTGGCGTTGGCCCGGCGGTGGGTCGACGAGAGCGTTGGGGCGCCGGTCGATCCGGCGGCGGCTCGGCTCGCGGGAGTGCTGAAAGATCCCGACGGGCTGGGGTTCACCGTGGGGTTCGTCGACGGGGTGGCCCGGCCAGAAGACCTGACGGTGGCCGCGAAGAACCTGAAGCGGCTGGCCGATCGCGTGCCGCACTTCCTGCCGCCGGCACTGCGGGCGGCCGTCGTCACCGGCGGCGCGGTCGGCGAGGTGCTGCCCCAGGCGGTGGTGCCGGTCGCGCGGCGGGTGCTGCGCGCGATGGTCGGGCACCTGATCGTCGACTCCCGTCCCTCGAAGTTCGGGCCCGCGGTGAAGAAGCTGCGCGAGGCCGGCGACGGGGCCGTGCGGCTGAACATCAATCTCCTCGGCGAGGCCGTGCTCGGAGACCGCGAGGCGGAGAACCGGCTGAACGGCACCAAGAGGCTGCTGCAGCGGCCCGACGTCGACTACGTCTCGGTGAAGGTCTCGTCGGTCGCGGCCCAGCTGTCGATGTGGGCGTTCGACGAGACGGTCGAGCGCGTCGCCCAGACCCTCATCCCGCTCTACCGCATCGCCGCCAAGAAGAGCCCGCTCGGGCTCGAGGCGCCGGGCGGGCATCCGGATCGCACCTTCATCAACCTCGACATGGAGGAGTACCGCGACCTCGATCTGACGATCGCGGTCTTCCAGCGCATCCTCGACGAGCCCGACTTCCTCGACCTCGAGGCCGGCATCGTGCTGCAGGCCTACCTGCCGGATGCGCTGCCCGCCCTCCAGCGCCTGCACGAGTGGGCCGCCGAACGCCGCAGCCGCGGTGGGGCGCCGATCAAGGTGAGGGTCGTCAAGGGTGCGAACCTGGCGATGGAGCACGTCGACGCGGTGCTGCACGGCTGGCCCCAGGCCACCTACGACTCGAAGCAGCAGACCGACACCAACTACAAGCGGGTGCTCGACTGGGCTCTCCGCCCCGAGCACGTCGACGCCGTGCGCATCGGCGTGGCCGGCCACAACCTGTTCGACCTGGCCTGGGCCTGGCTGCTCGCCGAGCGGCGCGGGGTGACCGATGCGGTGGACGTCGAGATGCTGCTCGGCATGGCGACCGGCCAGGCCGAGGCCGTGCACAAGACCGTCGGCTCGCTGCTGCTCTACACGCCCGTCGTCGCGCCGAAGGAGTTCGACGTGGCCATCGGCTACCTCGTGCGGCGCCTCGAGGAGAACGCGTCCGACGAGAACTTCATGTCGTCGCTGTTCGAGCTCGCGTCCACCCCCTCGGCCTTCGACAAGGAGCGCGACCGCTTCCTCGCCTCGCTCGAGGCCCTCGAGGCCGAGCTGGAGTCGAACGGTGCGCCGGCCCAGGACGGCGATGCGCCACAGCGAGCGGTGGCCGATTCCGATGTGGAGGAGGCGGACAGCGAGTTGCAGCCGTTGGACGCCAGCGCGGATGAGGGCGCTTCGGGCGGCGAGCCGGAACTGCCGGAGCTGTCGGAGCTGGAGCGGGAGGCCAAGGAGGCTCTTCGCGTTGCGCTGGCGGAGCTGGAGGCCGAGCAGGCACGCCAGGTGTCGCTCGCCGAGCTGCGGGCGGAGACGGCCGCGATCGATCTCGATGCCGAGAGCGGCGAGGACGCGTCGGAGTCGGCCTCGGAGATCTCGCCGAGTGATGGCGGCCCGAGTCCGTCCGGCACGGTCGCAGCAGACGGCCCGGTGGGCGAACGTTCACCGGCTGGTGGGCCGGGGTCCGGGTCGATCGGTGCGGTGGGTGGGGCGGAGTCCGGATCGTACGGCTCGGCTGGTGCCGGGGGATCGGGAGCTGTCGGTGCGGCGGGCGCGGACGTGGGGCCGCGGCGCACGCAGAACCGGCTGACGGGCGATCTGGAGCCGGCGGCGGCGGAGTTCCGGAACACCCCGGACACCGACACGTCGCTCGCCGCGAACCGGGCCTGGGGGGCGCGGATCCTCGCGCGGGTGGCGGGGTCGACGCTCGGGGTCGACACGATCGAGTCCGCGCGGGTCGACGACGAGGTGCAGCTCGACGGGATCGTCGCCGCCGCGGTCGCCGCCGGGGAACGGTGGGGAGCCCGGAGTGCCGCCGAGCGCGCCCGGTACATCCGCCGGGCCGGCTACGCCCTCGAGGCGAACCGCGACCGTCTGATCGAGGTGATGGCGGCCGAGACGGGCAAGACCATCGACCAGGCCGACCCCGAGGTGAGCGAGGCGATCGACTTCGCCGGGTACTACGCGCACACGGCCCTCGAGCTCGACACCGTCGACGGCGCGGTCTTCGTGCCGTCGCGGCTGACGGTGGTGGTGCCGCCGTGGAACTTCCCCGTCGCCATCCCGGCCGGGGGAGTGCTGGCGGCGCTCGCCGCCGGAAGCGCCGTGATCGTCAAGCCGGCCCCGCAGGCGCGGCGGTCGGCGGCGGTCATGGTCGAGGCGCTCTGGGAGTCGGGCATCCCGCGCGAGCTCCTCACCCTGGTCGACGTCGACGAGGGCGACCTCGGGCGGCAGCTGATGTCCGACGAGCGGGTCGACCGGCTCATCCTGACCGGCTCCTACGACACCGCGGCCCTGTTCCGGTCGTGGCGCCCCACCCTCCCGCTGCTCGCCGAGACGAGCGGCAAGAACGCCATCGTCGTGACCCCGAGCGCCGACCTCGACCTCGCCGTCTCCGACCTGGTGTCGAGCGCCTTCGGGCACGCCGGGCAGAAGTGCTCGGCTGCGAGCGTCGTCATCCTGGTCGGCTCGGTGGCGCGCTCGGAGCGCTTCCGCCGGCAGCTGATCGATGCGGTGACCTCGCTCAAGGTCGGCTACCCGTCCGACCCCGAGAGCCGCATGGGGCCGCTGATCGAGCCGGCGAGCGGCAAGCTCGCCGAGGCGCTGACGACACTCGGATCGGGCGAGCGCTGGCTCGTCGAGCCGAAGCAGCTCGACGGCAGCGGGCGACTCTGGTCGCCGGGAGTACGCGAGGGCGTCATGCCGGGCACGGCCTTCCATCTCACCGAGTACTTCGGACCGGTGGTGGGGATCATGCACGCCACGAGCCTCGAGCAGGCGATCGAGCTGCAGAACGCTGTTCCCTACGGCCTGACCGCGGGGCTGCACTCGCTCGACTCCGACGAGGTGCGGCAGTGGCTCGCGAAGGTCGAGGCGGGCAACCTCTACGTCAACCGCGGCACCACGGGCGCGATCGTGCGTCGGCAGCCGTTCGGCGGCTGGAAGAAGTCGTCGGTCGGAGCGGGCGCCAAGGCCGGCGGCCCGAACTACCTCGTGCACCTCGGCACGTGGCGCACCCAGCCGGGCGAGCAGGGCGAGGGGCCGAACCTCGCCGGGCTCTCGCCGGCGGTGGTGCAGCTGCTCGAGTCGGCGACCGGCGGGCTCGACTGGGAGGACTTCGACGCCGCCCGCCGCGGAGCCAAGAGCGACCAGGCCGCCTTCGGCTCCTTCTTCCGGCCGAGCGATCCCTCCGCGCTCGTGGTCGAGCGGAACGTGCTGCGGTACCTGCCGGTGCCCGTCGCGATCCGGCTGTCGGAGGGCCGGCCGCTGCACGAGCTCGTGCGGGTGCTCGCCGCCGCGACGCTCGCCGGGTCGACGGTGTCGGTCAGTTCGGCGAGCAAGCTGCCGAGGCCGCTCCGGGTGCTGATGAAGGAGCGGGGCGTGAAGGTCGTCATCGAGAAGGACGCCGCCTGGCTGAAGCGGGCGCCGCAGTTCGTGGGGGAGGTGCCGCGCATCCGTCTCATCGGCGGTGACGCCGGGGCGCTCGCCGTGGCCCTCGACGGCTCGCCCGAGCTGGCGGTGCACGCGGGCGAGGTCACCCGCGCCGGCCGCCTCGAGCTGCTCCCGTTCCTGCGTGAGCAGGCGGTCTCGGCGACGGCGCACCGCTTCGGCAACCCCACCCCGCTGCTCGACGGAATCCTCTAG
- a CDS encoding GntR family transcriptional regulator, protein MPAATPSDFSLTIDHRAATPPFEQLRTGIRDAIVSGSLAAGGRLPTVRTLAASTGVAVNTVARAYRELETDALIETRGRLGSFVAATGSPVHREMQAAARAYANRAAALGVAPSEAAALVAAALGLRP, encoded by the coding sequence ATGCCCGCTGCGACGCCGTCCGACTTCTCGCTGACCATCGACCACCGTGCGGCGACTCCTCCGTTCGAGCAGCTGCGGACGGGCATCCGGGACGCCATCGTCTCGGGGTCCCTCGCCGCGGGGGGGCGGCTGCCGACCGTGCGAACCCTCGCCGCCTCGACGGGAGTCGCGGTGAACACCGTGGCCCGGGCCTACCGCGAGCTCGAGACGGATGCGCTGATCGAGACCCGGGGGCGCCTCGGCTCGTTCGTGGCGGCCACCGGGTCGCCGGTGCACCGGGAGATGCAGGCGGCGGCGCGGGCCTACGCCAACCGCGCCGCCGCCCTCGGCGTCGCGCCGTCCGAGGCGGCGGCGCTCGTGGCAGCCGCCCTCGGCCTCCGCCCCTGA